A window of the Acipenser ruthenus chromosome 30, fAciRut3.2 maternal haplotype, whole genome shotgun sequence genome harbors these coding sequences:
- the LOC117435508 gene encoding potassium channel subfamily K member 13-like: protein MARRADEGCCAVLRLNEDNARFGLLATLILLYLLCGAAVFSAIEHPTELRAKKLWTQHLHNFTETHGISGEDLKAFLRTYEEANVYGIRVDALRPRWDFPGAFYFVGTVVSTIGFGMTTPATIGGKIFLIFYGLIGCAATILFFNLFLERIITMLAYIMRWFHERQLRRTGVLMPSDHRRDSGTSGGESDSLEGWKPSVYYVMLILGVAALLIACCASAMYTVMEEWGYFESLYFCFVAFSTIGFGDLVSGQKEYYVNQGAYRFGNCLFILMGVCCIYSLFNVISIIIKQTLNWILKKLDCRCCRHCRRKHLRHHRNAVNPVQIKSRRNDVSVDTVCDSETDGRRMSGEMISVKDFIASNKVSLAIMQKQLYETANGGPRQSYARHNGFSGGIGALAIMNNRLAETSVDR from the exons ATGGCGCGAAGGGCGGATGAAGGCTGCTGCGCGGTCCTGCGTCTGAATGAAGACAACGCTCGCTTCGGCCTGCTGGCGACGCTCATCCTGCTGTACCTGCTGTGCGGGGCGGCTGTCTTTTCTGCAATTGAGCACCCAACAGAGCTGAGGGCAAAGAAGCTGTGGACCCAGCATCTGCACAACTTCACAGAGACTCACGGCATCAGCGGGGAGGACCTGAAGGCCTTTCTCAGGACCTACGAGGAGGCCAATGTGTATGGGATCCGCGTCGACGCGCTCAGACCACGCTGGGATTTCCCTGGGGCTTTCTACTTCGTGGGAACAGTGGTGTCCACTATag GTTTTGGCATGACGACTCCGGCCACCATTGGGGGAAAGATCTTCCTCATCTTCTATGGGCTGATTGGCTGCGCGGCCACCATCCTCTTCTTCAACCTCTTCCTGGAGCGCATCATCACCATGCTGGCCTACATCATGAGATGGTTCCACGAGAGGCAGCTGAGACGCACTGGGGTCCTCATGCCCTCGGACCACCGGCGCGACTCGGGCACGTCAGGGGGGGAGTCGGACAGTCTGGAGGGCTGGAAGCCCTCGGTCTACTACGTCATGTTGATTCTGGGGGTGGCTGCCTTGTTGATAGCCTGCTGTGCCTCTGCCATGTACACTGTCATGGAGGAATGGGGTTACTTTGAATCGCTCTACTTCTGCTTCGTAGCATTCAGTACCATTGGCTTTGGGGACCTAGTCAGCGGGCAGAAAGAGTACTATGTGAATCAGGGAGCCTACCGCTTCGGCAACTGCCTGTTCATCCTGATGGGTGTCTGTTGCATCTACTCCCTCTTTAATGTGATTTCCATTATCATCAAGCAAACCCTGAACTGGATCCTGAAAAAGCTGGACTGCCGCTGTTGCCGTCACTGCAGGCGGAAGCACCTGCGTCACCACCGCAATGCGGTGAATCCGGTGCAGATCAAGAGCCGTCGGAATGACGTCTCCGTGGATACCGTCTGCGACAGTGAGACAGACGGTCGCCGCATGTCTGGGGAGATGATATCCGTCAAGGACTTTATAGCATCCAATAAGGTCTCCCTGGCTATCATGCAGAAGCAGCTTTATGAGACAGCCAATGGTGGCCCCCGGCAGAGTTACGCACGGCACAACGGCTTCTCCGGGGGAATTGGGGCCCTGGCAATCATGAATAACCGGTTGGCCGAGACCAGTGTGGATAGATAA
- the LOC117396941 gene encoding calmodulin-1, producing the protein MADQLTEEQIAEFKEAFSLFDKDGDGTITTKELGTVMRSLGQNPTEAELQDMINEVDADGNGTIDFPEFLTMMARKMKDTDSEEEIREAFRVFDKDGNGYISAAELRHVMTNLGEKLTDEEVDEMIREADIDGDGQVNYEEFVQMMTAK; encoded by the exons ATG GCTGACCAACTCACTGAAGAACAGATCGCTG AGTTCAAAGAGGCTTTCTCCCTGTTTGATAAGGACGGCGATGGCACCATCACCACAAAAGAACTGGGCACCGTGATGAGGTCACTAGGACAGAACCCCACTGAGGCAGAGCTCCAGGATATGATCAATGAGGTGGATGCTGATG GCAATGGTACAATAGACTTCCCAGAATTCCTCACTATGATGGCGCGGAAGATGAAAGATACGGACAGTGAGGAAGAGATCAGAGAAGCCTTCAGAGTATTTGATAAG GATGGCAATGGTTACATCAGTGCTGCAGAGTTGCGCCACGTCATGACAAACCTGGGGGAGAAGCTGACGGATGAGGAGGTGGATGAGATGATCAGGGAGGCAGACATTGATGGTGACGGACAGGTCAATTACGAAG AGTTTGTGCAAATGATGACTGCAAagtga